The DNA window GGGCGCAGGCGCGGTCCCAGGAAAACGCTGACGCGCGCAAACGACCCGCGTCGGCGAGCCGCGTCGCCCGATCGGGCGAATCGAGGACTTCGCGCAGGGCGGACGCCAAACCGGGGACGTCCCCACGTGCCACCGCGATCCCGGCGCCGCCCGCCACTTCGACGAGCGCGGGCGCGTCGGAATGGACGACGGGCACCCCGGCCGCCATCGCTTCGAGCACCGGGAGTCCGAACCCCTCGGCGAGGCTCGGGGCGGCGAGCACGGACGCGCCGCGCAGGACGGTGGCCAGCTCGGGATCGGACAGCTTCCCCAGCACGCGAACCCCGCGCCGGGTCAGCTCCGCGGGGTCGACGCCGCCCCAGCCGGGCTGGCCGACGAGCACCAGCGGCACGTCGACCTGGTCCATCGCCTCGACCAGTACATCCACGCCCTTGCGGGGTTCGAGGGTGCCGACGGCGAGCACGTACCGCGGCGGCAGGGCCATTCCGGGGACCTCCCCGGTTAGCTGCTCGCTCACGCCGTGACCGGCGACGATCGGCGCCACGTCCACGAGCGCGCCCAGTTCGGTGGCCACCGCCTCGGTCGGCACGAGCACGCCGTCCGCGCGCCGCGCCGCCCGCGCGATCATCTTCCGGTGCCAGGCGACGCCGCGCGGGGTCAGCGTCTCAGGATGGGTCCACGGGACGGTGTCGTGCACGGTGACCGACAGGGTCCGGCCCGCCGGGACGCGCGGGGGCGCGAGCGGGGTCGGCGCGTGCACGGCGTCGCCGCCAGGCCAGAACGGCAGGCCCAGTTCCCACGCGGCGATGAGCGCGCGCGGGGGCAGCGGCAGCACACGGGGCCCTTCGACGCCGTCGACCTCGGCCGCGCTCACGTCGGCGTGCCTGGCCACGACGCTCGACACGGTCCACCCCGGCGGCGCGGTGGCCGCGAGCGCGCGCAGCAGCTCGCCGGTGTAGCGGCCCGTGCCGCCGGGCACGGGCGCGAGCAGTTGCTCGGCGATGACCACGAGTTCCGGCACGGGCACTATTCTGCGCTGGTGCCGCTGCCCATCACCGTCCTGGTCGTCACGTGGCGCGGTGCGGCCCATATCGAGGAGTGCCTCGACGCGCTCGCCGCGCAAGACCGTCCACACCGGACACTCGTGGTGGACAACGCCTCCGACGACGGCACGGCCGCACTGCTCGCCGCCCATCCGAGCGCGCCGGAAGTGCTGCGACTGCCGCGCAACACCGGGTACGCCGGCGCACTGGCGGCCGCGCTGTCGCATGTGGACACTCCGCTGGTGGCCTGGTTGAACGACGACGCGGCACCCGCGCCGGACTGGCTGGGCCTGCTCGAAGACGCGCTCGCGGCGGCACCGGGCGCGGCCGCCGCCGCGTCGCGGCTCGACCGGGCCGACGGCACCGCGCAGTCCACCGGCGTCCGGCTGACCGCGGACGGGCACGGTGCCGATCAGGAAAACGGGGGCATCCCCGTTTTCGGGTTTTGCGGTGGGGCCGTGCTTCTGCGAACCGGGGACCTGCGCGATTCGGGCGGCGTGCCCGCCGCGTTCTTCTGCTACTACGAGGACACCGACACCGCGTGGCGCCTGCGTCTGGCCGGGCACGAC is part of the Amycolatopsis sp. CA-230715 genome and encodes:
- a CDS encoding glycosyltransferase family 4 protein codes for the protein MPELVVIAEQLLAPVPGGTGRYTGELLRALAATAPPGWTVSSVVARHADVSAAEVDGVEGPRVLPLPPRALIAAWELGLPFWPGGDAVHAPTPLAPPRVPAGRTLSVTVHDTVPWTHPETLTPRGVAWHRKMIARAARRADGVLVPTEAVATELGALVDVAPIVAGHGVSEQLTGEVPGMALPPRYVLAVGTLEPRKGVDVLVEAMDQVDVPLVLVGQPGWGGVDPAELTRRGVRVLGKLSDPELATVLRGASVLAAPSLAEGFGLPVLEAMAAGVPVVHSDAPALVEVAGGAGIAVARGDVPGLASALREVLDSPDRATRLADAGRLRASAFSWDRACAPVWTLHQRR
- a CDS encoding glycosyltransferase family 2 protein encodes the protein MPLPITVLVVTWRGAAHIEECLDALAAQDRPHRTLVVDNASDDGTAALLAAHPSAPEVLRLPRNTGYAGALAAALSHVDTPLVAWLNDDAAPAPDWLGLLEDALAAAPGAAAAASRLDRADGTAQSTGVRLTADGHGADQENGGIPVFGFCGGAVLLRTGDLRDSGGVPAAFFCYYEDTDTAWRLRLAGHDVLAVPSARVRHRHGASTRPGSREFHRWNERNRLLMLVRCAPAAVAARELAKFAALTAALPLRRDKPAAANFRFALRMRVLAEVIAMLPGALSARRAVGRRSRVGRGEVWRTWAGR